The following proteins come from a genomic window of Solwaraspora sp. WMMA2065:
- a CDS encoding DMT family transporter, with amino-acid sequence MSRGSLIRLVMLALLWGSGFLWIKLALRGFTPVQIVLVRLALGALVLIPVALHRGLRFPADRTTWGHLFVAALVANAIPYTLFGIGEQTVDSGVAGVLNATTPLWTALIAFVVGTDRTATWSRGAGLTLGFVGAVVIFTPWESASEVASWGGLAILGASASYGVSYVYMGKFLTNRGIPPIMLSAAQLAAGTILMILALPLGGLTAPDFRLDAVVSLLILGVLGTGAAYALNYRLITDDGPTLASTVTYLLPVVAVVLGFLVVNEQVAAFMVLGMLLVLAGVALVQRRPQRGKVSDPLPLGRNRNGRR; translated from the coding sequence ATGAGTCGAGGCAGTCTCATACGGCTGGTGATGCTCGCGCTGCTGTGGGGGTCAGGGTTCCTCTGGATCAAACTGGCGCTACGGGGCTTCACTCCGGTGCAGATCGTTCTTGTCCGCCTGGCCCTCGGTGCACTGGTGCTCATCCCCGTGGCCCTGCACCGAGGGCTGCGGTTCCCGGCCGACCGGACAACGTGGGGGCATCTGTTCGTCGCGGCACTGGTCGCCAACGCGATCCCGTACACCCTGTTCGGCATCGGTGAGCAGACCGTCGACTCCGGTGTCGCCGGGGTCCTGAACGCCACTACGCCCCTGTGGACGGCGCTGATCGCCTTCGTCGTCGGGACTGACCGCACGGCGACGTGGTCGCGAGGAGCGGGGTTGACCCTCGGCTTCGTCGGCGCGGTGGTCATCTTCACGCCGTGGGAGTCGGCGAGCGAGGTCGCCAGCTGGGGAGGGCTGGCGATCCTGGGGGCGTCCGCCAGCTACGGAGTCTCCTACGTGTACATGGGCAAGTTCCTCACCAACCGGGGAATCCCGCCGATCATGCTGTCTGCCGCGCAGCTCGCTGCCGGAACGATCCTGATGATCCTGGCCCTGCCCCTCGGCGGACTGACCGCTCCTGACTTCCGCTTGGACGCGGTGGTCAGCCTGCTGATCCTCGGCGTCCTCGGCACCGGGGCCGCCTACGCGCTCAACTACCGGCTCATCACCGATGACGGCCCTACCCTCGCCTCCACGGTCACGTACCTGCTGCCGGTCGTCGCGGTCGTGCTCGGCTTCCTGGTCGTCAACGAGCAGGTGGCAGCGTTCATGGTCCTCGGCATGCTCCTGGTCCTGGCGGGCGTCGCACTGGTACAGCGCCGACCTCAACGGGGCAAGGTCTCTGATCCCCTGCCACTCGGAAGGAACCGGAATGGTCGTCGTTGA
- a CDS encoding GntR family transcriptional regulator, with translation MDEPTSADKRPPSRRIADDLRLSIQVGGLAPGDKLPSERDLAARYGTARNTAREAISILQGEGLVVAQHGRGVYVRPNRPLMRLGANRYSRQLRNETGLSPFRIEVTKQGRVPRTECRSVTRDTPPPDVAERLGIDANIATVIRRENWYFADDEPVQVGVTYIPVDVAAGSPLATERTLGKGSIYARFEELGYQVTRIREEISARMPYHDESTGLGMPPGVPVIEVLHTSFDEQHTPFEVTSFVMRGDLNGLDYDMPVED, from the coding sequence ATGGACGAGCCGACCAGCGCAGACAAGCGACCACCAAGCCGACGGATAGCCGATGACCTGCGTCTGAGCATCCAGGTGGGCGGGTTGGCACCCGGTGACAAGCTGCCTTCTGAGCGGGACCTTGCCGCCCGGTACGGCACTGCCCGCAACACCGCCAGGGAAGCGATCAGCATCCTGCAAGGGGAGGGCCTGGTCGTCGCGCAGCACGGGCGAGGCGTCTACGTTCGCCCCAACCGGCCCCTGATGCGCCTCGGAGCCAACCGCTACTCCCGCCAGCTGCGCAACGAAACGGGACTGTCGCCGTTCCGCATCGAGGTCACGAAACAGGGCCGCGTGCCCCGGACCGAATGCCGGTCGGTCACCCGCGACACCCCGCCGCCGGACGTCGCCGAACGCCTCGGCATCGACGCGAACATCGCAACCGTCATCCGGCGGGAGAACTGGTACTTCGCCGATGACGAGCCGGTACAGGTCGGCGTGACGTACATCCCCGTCGACGTCGCCGCCGGCTCGCCGCTGGCGACCGAGCGGACCCTCGGCAAGGGCAGCATCTACGCCAGGTTCGAAGAACTCGGTTACCAGGTCACTCGCATCCGGGAAGAGATTTCGGCCCGGATGCCGTACCACGACGAGTCGACCGGGTTGGGGATGCCGCCCGGCGTACCGGTCATCGAGGTGCTGCACACCAGCTTCGACGAGCAGCACACCCCGTTCGAGGTCACCAGCTTCGTGATGCGCGGTGACCTGAACGGCCTGGACTACGACATGCCCGTAGAGGACTGA
- a CDS encoding UTRA domain-containing protein, with amino-acid sequence MVVVDPDFVRLMRRLRQEHGMSFRDLAKKAYFSRSYLCEVENGKKPPSLHLAKALDACLNAEGRLTRLVTAHPDGQERGFPFRSAASGNGPDRDVEAWRTRSTWPAQLGGPAPVSASQWAQVATMLYDVFVRNRPPLMRLGPDRYANPLLREQNLTPFAAEATMQGRAPLVECRAVSRQHAPRDVAAMLSLDLGDVVVLRENRYLADGEPVQLGNTYLPTSVVGTSALATDLNLGPGGTFAALERLGYRTARIREQVTTRFPTRDEAEALKLPPGVPVIVLLHVSFDSGGFSFEATRYIIRSDAMAVRYVARVSD; translated from the coding sequence ATGGTCGTCGTTGACCCGGACTTCGTCCGACTGATGCGCAGACTTCGACAGGAACACGGGATGTCGTTCCGGGATCTGGCAAAGAAGGCGTACTTTTCGCGTTCGTACCTGTGTGAGGTGGAGAACGGCAAGAAACCGCCCAGCCTGCACCTCGCCAAAGCGCTGGACGCCTGCCTCAACGCCGAAGGTCGGCTCACGCGACTCGTGACCGCCCATCCCGATGGCCAGGAACGCGGATTCCCATTCCGATCCGCAGCGTCCGGGAACGGCCCGGACCGCGACGTCGAAGCGTGGCGAACGCGCTCGACGTGGCCAGCGCAGCTGGGCGGACCGGCGCCCGTCAGCGCGTCCCAATGGGCGCAGGTCGCGACGATGCTCTACGACGTCTTCGTCCGTAACCGGCCACCGCTCATGCGGCTCGGACCAGACCGGTATGCCAACCCCCTCCTGCGGGAACAGAACCTGACACCGTTCGCTGCCGAGGCAACCATGCAGGGACGCGCACCACTGGTCGAATGCCGGGCCGTATCCCGACAGCATGCGCCGCGCGACGTAGCCGCCATGCTCTCCCTGGACCTGGGCGACGTCGTCGTTCTCCGAGAGAACAGGTACCTGGCCGACGGCGAACCCGTCCAACTCGGCAACACCTACCTGCCGACGAGCGTCGTCGGAACCTCAGCCCTCGCGACCGATCTGAACTTGGGGCCAGGTGGGACCTTCGCTGCCCTCGAAAGACTCGGATACCGGACCGCGCGGATCAGAGAACAGGTCACTACCCGATTCCCGACCCGCGACGAGGCAGAGGCGCTGAAACTCCCGCCTGGTGTGCCGGTCATCGTCCTGCTGCACGTCTCCTTCGACTCCGGTGGCTTCTCCTTCGAAGCGACTCGCTACATCATCCGTTCCGACGCCATGGCAGTTCGGTACGTGGCGCGCGTCTCTGACTGA